Below is a genomic region from Colius striatus isolate bColStr4 chromosome 29, bColStr4.1.hap1, whole genome shotgun sequence.
CTTTTAGACTGCCTTGTCTCCAACTCCTTCACATTGCAGCACATCTGCAACACCTGctcatctttttcctccctctttttcctctctttgttgTACTTTTGGTGTATTCTCTCACTTACTGCTTGAGCAGAGGCTTGTACCAATATTCCCTTTGTCATCCATCCAAAGCTTTGGGATGTGGCTGAGCTCAGGAATCAATGAGAGCTTCCCACAGCCTCTGCTATGGACCAGAAGTTCCTGGTCCTTGGTTATCCTTCCTCACACGCCAACCGACAAAGGAACCCATTCACAAAGCAATCAGCCACAGTAGTCAGGAGATCACCAAAATCCCCTTCCAGCTGTGCCCTCAGCAGACACACAGAGGACATCAAGTGAGCCAGGACATGGCCCAAGGCTGAGACTCAGTGCAGGACAATCCTGGTAGATTTGGGCATGGTCAGAGATGGAAACATCCTCATGGAGGAAAGAAGTGCAAAGCTCAGTTCAGGGGCTATTATAAAtactgcctgctcctgccatctccctgccctttttTCTCATCCTGTCTGTTCACAGGTGTCCATGACACATCTTTTGGAAGCTCCACAGTAACACACTGAGCAAAATGCCCAAATGCTCCATGGGCAGTACCAAGGGAGATTTTATCACCCAGGCCAACATGCCCAGTGGTTTGGGCAGGGGATTGTATCACCCAGGCCAACATGCCCTGAGGTCTGGACAAGGTGGAAAAGAAGAATTAtggataaaaaaaccccatggttCAACATTGTGATGCAACAGAGCTTTTATTGCAGttccagggaaggagggaggttGCAGAAGAGCAGTATCTTGGCCAGGGCCTTTCACTGTCTCCAGGCAGTTGACAGAGTAGAACAATCTTCAGCAGCTCCGTGGAGTGAGCACTCATTGCAGGTGTGTCTCATCAGTGGCAACGAGTTCTGAAGGTTTATTCAAATACAGCAGGAGGAAATCACAACTGAGATACAAACAGGCACGAGGCATTGAAGCTCCATAGTCCAGCAATTCCAAAGGGCTATCCTTCCACAGAGTGATGTGTAAGGATGTGCCAGGGCGTTTTCTGAACGTGGGAAAGGGAGCTCATCTTCATCTGTGCTCAGACTCGGTGTGAGATTTAGCAGATCCCACAGTTACCGCTGAGGTATCTGTTGCCCCAGCGCCAGCCCCCATACCCACAGCTCCCATAGCCTCCATAAGGACCGTAACCCCCATAGCCCCCACAGGCTCCATAGCCCCCATAGCCCCCATAAAGACCATAACCCCCATAGCCCCCATAACCTCTGTAACCCCCATAGCCCCCAAGGCCCCCGTAGCCTCCATAGCCCCAGCCGTAACCCCCACGGCCTCCAAAGGCTCCACCATAGCCCCCTCCAACAACGGGGGCTCCCGCTGAGCCAACAACACTCTGCTGGGGGAAGTTGCTGAGGATGGGCCCGGGGAAGGTGACCACCGAGGCCGGGGGCTGGATCACCACCGTGGAGTCGGGGCACTGCCGCACGCAGGGCTCGTTGCAGCTGTCAGCCAGCGGGGCTGGGGCAACCACCCCACACGAGGTGGaacacaggctggagcaggacATCTTTCAGATCAGGAGGTGAAGCTGCAAGACAAGGCAGAGCTGCTACTCAGGACAAGGTATGATCACAAATCCCTCCTCGGTCTCTCACACTTGCACCTCTGTCCCAGGACATACTCTTGATCGTCTCAGCCAGACAGAGCAGAAACACATTCCAGTTGAATAGCTGGTTACTACCCCTTGCTCCCCTCATACTCCCTGGGTGTGATTGACCCACAGGAGAGTAGAAATTTCCCTCATCCCAAGCAGATGGAAAATTACCAAGCTCCCAAAGGAGTTGAATCCAGTGACATACTGAGGGCATCGTATCTGCCagttcaaattcccatcctttcCATAGCTCTCAAAAAGCACCATCACACCCAAACTATACACCGTGGAAGATGATGGAGCACACAGCAAGATATTCTGAGAGAAAGATAATGCAGATGAAGGAAAGAGGGATGTAAGATTTGTACTTACCACGATGATCAGAAGAGTCAAGTGGAAGAAGGTGGATAGAGGGCAGGAAAGACTTCACCCTTTATATACACATCCAAGGCTGCCTGGGGCAGTCAAGGGAGTGGATGCAAAAACTCCTGGTAATCATCAAACAGATACATTTCATGCAACAGATAATGATGTGACACAATTATATGTCTCCTGACTTGGGACACTGATGTGCCTTGGAGAGGACAGGTGTGATGGGAGGGACGGTTTGTGACACATCTTTACATGAAAGACAAGGCACTGATGTAGCTGAATTCGCATCACCAATAAACCCTGATCCCTCACTTTGTTGACACAGAAGAATCCTGGGCATCTTGCAGAAGACTGGTGTGGCCAACCACGCAACACTCACCAGCCACACACCCAGAGCAAGCAGTGGTCAGCGTGCCTGTGCCTGTGGGAGCTTGGGCACCAGCAGCCTGGCTCTCGGGGGTGATCAGCCAGTATCTCCTGGCACACTCCCCAGTGCCCAGATGAGTATTTGACTCCCTCCAAACACAGCTCAGGGATGATCACACTCACAGACAGATCCCTGAAGCTACTGACAGTGACTTCATGCCACTGCTGCCCTTTTGCTCCTCCATATGCATCCCCCACTGCTGTGTCCATCACATCTCTAACAGCCCCCTGTGCATCTGCAGGTTTGCCACACGTGGGACTCATCTCCTCTACTCTTGGCATGGCTGTTGAAGTGAAACTGGGACCTGAAAGTCTCCCTGTCCTCCAGAGCCTTAGAAGAGGGCAAATACCAGACACTTGTATGGACCCTGGGCCCGTGAGATGTGCAGCTGTTACTGGCTTTGGGAAAAGGTGGGTGTTTGGAAGTCACCCCAAGCATGTGGAACGGCTTCTCCATTGCCCTACATCCTGGTGCCTCTGTTTTACCAGCTTGTAAAAGGGAGGTAATGATAGGCTTGATGGCTTGATGCCCAGGATTGCAAGAATCTTGTGTAAAATGCTCAGGATTCTTTTACCTAGGCAAAACGTGGGATTAGGGACAGATCAGGGTTTATTGGTGCCGCGAGGTAAGGTACAGCAGCTCCTTATCTTTCATGTAATGATGTGTCATAGCCTGTCACTGCAATCACACATATCCTCTCCAGGGGAAGGGTACATCACTCAGTAAAGAGGGATGTAATTATGTCACATCAGTATCTCTGTTGTAAAGCTACAGCTCTTGATTCAATAATTATCTGAAGTTTGTGTCACCACCCGCTTGGCCGATGCCtcgggcagcctgggacaggtaTAAAAGAGCTGAGGGCTCCACAGCCCTCTATCCACCTGCCTCCACTTGACTCTCCTGAGCAACTGGGTAAGTCCTCCTCTTGGAAGCCTCCTGGGGATCTCTCCAGCCTCTCTCCTTTCAGCCTCTCCCCTGCACCCTTTCCTAATGCCTGCTCCATTTGCAGGACTCCATTCCTGCCTGAAAGATgtcctgctccagcctgtgttCCACCTCGTGTGGGGTGGTTGCCCCGGCCCCGCTGGCTGACAGCTGCAACGAGCCCTGCGTGCGGCAGTGCCCCGACTCCACGGTGGTGATCCAGCCCCCGGCCTCGGTGGTCACCTTCCCCGGGCCCATCCTCAGCAACTTCCCCCAGCAGAGTGTTGTTGGCTCAGCGGGAGCCCCCGTTGTTGGAGGGGGCTATGGTGGAGCCTTTGGAGGCCGTGGGGGTTATGGCTGGGGCTATGGAGGCTACGGGGGCCTTGGGGGCTATGGGGGTTACAGAGGTTATAGGGGCTATGGGGGTTATGGTCTTTATGGGGGCTATGGAGGCTATGGAGCCTGTGGGGGTTATGGGGGCTTTGGTGGCTATGGGGGCTATGGAGCCTGTGGGGGCTACGGGGGCTATGGAGCCTTTGGAGGTTGTGGCTGGGGAGGAAACCACAGGTACCTCAACGGCAACTGTTGGCCCTGCTGAACCCCACACTGAATCCAGCACAGATGAAGGACAGCTCTGAAAATACCTTGGCACTTGCAGCATCACACTCTGTAGAAGGATATCACGTTGGCATTGATTATCTTTAAAGCTGAGAGGCTTCATCCCTGCTTGGGCCCCATCTCTGCCTTCCTCGAGCCCTGCCTGAGCATCCCTTCCAGACGTGCTGCCCCTGGATGCCGCAGCCCAACGCcggctgcctgctcctgctgcacgGATGATGCTCACTGTCGCTCTGCCCGCTGCCAGCAGACTCTGTCAGCAGAGCCTCTTgtcccacctccctcctcccctgcagCTGCAATAAAAGCTCTGTTTCATTGCAATATTGACTGATGGCTTTTCTTCACCCTATCTCCACAGCCAATACCCACAGGCACAGCCTTGGCTCCCTGGGCTGTCCCAGCAGCTTCCAGCTGGGGCCACCTCAGGTGCAGgaacagcagctgcctggcttcttCCTGCCCTTGGCAGCTCATCCCTCCTCCAGAcactcagctgcagcaggacccTCATCAGTTCTTTCTGCAAcagcttctccctctcttctccccaCCACGGgctcctgctctctgcagccGCAGAAGAGCTCTTGTGCCCCACACTGAGTCCATTTGTTGCCCACTCTCATCTTTCCCAAAGGGCTACCTCAAGGCCGAGGGCTGCAAGTGCCAGGATGCCAATGGAGATGGTcatgaagggaaaaaacagacaTATAAACCACAGTTCAGAGGCTGTTATATatcctgcctgctcctgccagctttctgccttttttccacATCCTCTCTATTCACAGACTCAGATGAGACATATTTTCCTGAGCTCCTCAGCAGTGACCAACATGCTGCCACGCTGCCCTTGCTGAAGCTCTGACTGGGACTGTCTCTGTCCAAGACTCTCTTGCCTTGCTGGAATCGCAAGATGATTGGGTTCTTGGGAAGTGAAGAAGCTCAGGGGGATGagcagtccaacctcctgctccaATAGCTTTGTGCTGCCTGGGAATGGATACTCATGGCTGTTTCTTAGCTCTCATAGGAAGCTTGAGATCATTTGGCTGGATCTACCATACCACTTCCCATGACCTCGCACCTCTACCTGGGAAGAGGAACCTGGTCAGCATGTGGAGCAGCCCTTTATACACAGTGGTGCTCCCTCCATTTCCCTGGGCTTACAGCTGTGGCTGTTAACAATGAACAACAGGAGATAATGCCTGGCATGCTGGTTTTGCAGAGGACATGGCAGAGGTTCTGCAAGACATCTTTGGCACTTCCAGGTATTGCAAGTGGGCTTTGGGAATGGAAAGTGTTTGTTGCTGGTAGGAGACCTGAAACAGCTGAGTGGGATGTGCTCTACAAGAGCCACCTGGGACTGTCATCATGAGGTGCAACACACTGAGCAAACTGCCCAAACGCTCCATGGGAGATTTTAGCACCCAGACTGAGAGGCTGTGAGGTTTGGTGTAAAAGGGGAacaaagggaagggagaagcaaAACCATGAGTCAACATTGCGATGCAACAGAGCTTTTATTGAAGctgcaggggaggagggaggtgggacAAGAGGCTCTGCTGACAGAGTCTGCTGGCAGCGGGCAGAGCGACAGTGAGCATCATCCGTgcggcaggagcaggcagccgGCGTGGGGCTGCGGCATCCAGGGGCAGCATGTCTGGAAGGGATGCTCAGGCAGGGCTTGAGGAAGGCAGAGAGGGGACCCAAGCAGGGATGAGGCTTCCAAGCTGTGGAGCTCATCAATGCCAAGGAGACTTCATTGCAGAGATGTCATAGCAGGATGTACCAGGGCATTTTCCAGAGCTCTCCTTCATCTGTGTTGGCGCTCAGGGAGGGATCTAGCAGGGCCCACAGTTGCCACTCAGGTACCTGTGGTTTCCTCCCATGCCACCAGATCCACAACCCCCAtagcccccaaagcccccaaagCCTCCATAtcccccaaagcccccaaagCCTCCATAGCCTCCAGAACCACCACGGCGTCCAGAGGATCCACCATAGCCCCCTCCAACAACGGGGGCTCCCGCTGAGCCAACAACACTCTGCTGGGGGAAGTTGCTGAGGATGGGCCCGGGGAAGGTGACCACCGAGGCTGGGGGCTGGATCACCACCGTGGAGTCGGGGCACTGCCGCACGCAGGGCTCGTTGCAGCTGTCAGCCAGCGGGGTCGGGGCACACACCCCACACGAGGTGGaacacaggctggagcaggacATCTTTCAGGCAGGAATGGAGTCCTGGAAGTGGAGCAGGCATTAGGAAAGGGTGCAGGGGAGAGACTGAATGGAGAGAGGCTGGAGAGATCCCCAGGAGGCTTCCAAGAGGAGGACTTACCCAGTTGCTCAGGAGAGTCAAGTGGAGGCAGGTGGATAGAGGGCTGTGGAGCACTCAGCCCTTTTAtacctgtcccaggctgcctggggcaTTGGCTATGGGGTGGTGACAGAAGCCCAAGCTAATAAAATCAAACAGACAAGCTTCATGAGACAACGTGTGATGCAGAGCATCACAAGGGGCATCCATCCATCCTCATCGGGCATCCCAGCCAGCAAACGCACCCTGGACAGCAAACATGGAATGGGAGGGACTCACCATGACCCACCATGACCCAAAAGCCAAGCCACTGCTGTAGCTGACCTCATGGCACCCAGAAACCCTGAGCTGTCTCTAATCCCCACTTTGCTTACACAGAAGAGTCTCGGGCATCCTGCATTAGGCTGCTGAGCCCAACCACagcacacccagcagcagcccagcggCATGCCCAGCACACTGTCTGGGTCTTGTTCCTGCCCTCAAGCTCCTCTCTGCACCTGTCCCCTCACACAGATCCCTGTTCCTCTCTTCTAGCACTGTTCATAGATAGAGCTTTGCCCTCTGGGTGACCCAGCTCTGCACATGGTGTGACCAGCAGGAGAACTGGGGAGGTAACAGTCCACAAGCCATGCAGTGGCAGGGACGTGCCCAAGGCTTAGCGATGCCCCTTGCACCTGGTACTGTGATCACCCCAGCCCTTGCCACCATGGAGACCTTGGTGGCATTTGcaacctgtcctgaggaggtgGGACAGCTTCCTCCTTCACCCAACCTCAGGGAGCCTCAGTTTACCAGCCTGTAAAAGCCAGGTAATGACAAGCGTGATGGCTGAGCCCTGGGTTGTAAAGCACTTCTGCAAGATGCCCAAGACTCACATACAGAACTGAAGTGGAGGAATTAGGGACAGCTCAGGGTTTCTGGGTGCTATGAGGTCAGCTACAGCAGTGGCTTGGCTTTTGGGTCATGGTGGGTCATGGTGGGTCATGGTGGGTCCCTCCCATTCCATGTTTGCTGTCCAGGGTGCATTTGCTGGCTGGGATGCCCGATGAGGATGGATGGATGCCCCTTGTGATGCTCTGCATCACACGTTGTCTCATGAAGCTTGTCTGTTTGATTTTATTAGCTTGGGCTTCTGTCACCACCCCATGGCCAAtgccccaggcagcctgggacaggtaTAAAAGGGCTGAATGCTCCACAGCCCTCTATCCACCTGCCTCCACTTGACTCTCCTGAGCAACTGGGTAAGTCCTCCTCTTGGGAGCCTCCTGGGGATCTCTCCAGCCTCTCTCCTTTCAGCCTCTCCCCTGCACCCTTTCCTAATGCCTGCTCCACTTCCAGGACTCCATTCCTGCCTGAAAGATgtcctgctccagcctgtgttCCACCTCGTGTGGGGTGTGTGCCCCGGCCCCGCTGGCTGACAGCTGCAACGAGCCCTGCGTGCGGCAGTGCCCCGACTCCACGGTGGTGATCCAGCCCCCGGCCTCGGTGGTCACCTTCCCCGGGCCCATCCTCAGCAACTTCCCCCAGCAGAGTGTTGTTGGCTCAGCGGGAGCCCCCGTTGTTGGAGGGGGCTATGGTGGATCCTCTGGACGCCGTGGTGGTTCTGGAGGCTatgggggctttgggggctttgggggaTATGGAGGctttgggggctttgggggctaTGGGGGTTGTGGATCTGGTGGCATGGGAGGAAACCACAGGTACCTGAGTGGCAACTGTGGGCCCTGCTAGATCCCTCCCTGAGCGCCAACACAGATGAAGGAGAGCTCTGGAAAATGCCCTGGTACATCCTGCTATGACATCTCTGCAATGAAGTCTCCTTGGCATTGATGAGCTCCACAGCTTGGAAGCCTCATCCCTGCTTGGGTCCCCTCTCTGCCTTCCTCAAGCCCTGCCTGAGCATCCCTTCC
It encodes:
- the LOC133628341 gene encoding claw keratin-like, producing MSCSSLCSTSCGVVAPAPLADSCNEPCVRQCPDSTVVIQPPASVVTFPGPILSNFPQQSVVGSAGAPVVGGGYGGAFGGRGGYGWGYGGYGGLGGYGGYRGYRGYGGYGLYGGYGGYGACGGYGGFGGYGGYGACGGYGGYGAFGGCGWGGNHRYLNGNCWPC
- the LOC133628346 gene encoding claw keratin-like isoform X1 yields the protein MSCSSLCSTSCGVVAPAPLADSCNEPCVRQCPDSTVVIQPPASVVTFPGPILSNFPQQSVVGSAGAPVVGGGYGGAFGGRGGYGWGYGGYGGLGGYGGYRGYGGYGGYGLYGGYGGYGACGGYGGYGPYGGYGSCGYGGWRWGNRYLSGNCGIC
- the LOC133628351 gene encoding claw keratin-like, encoding MSCSSLCSTSCGVCAPTPLADSCNEPCVRQCPDSTVVIQPPASVVTFPGPILSNFPQQSVVGSAGAPVVGGGYGGSSGRRGGSGGYGGFGGFGGYGGFGGFGGYGGCGSGGMGGNHRYLSGNCGPC
- the LOC133628346 gene encoding claw keratin-like isoform X2, which translates into the protein MSCSSLCSTSCGVVAPAPLADSCNEPCVRQCPDSTVVIQPPASVVTFPGPILSNFPQQSVVGSAGAPVVGGGYGGAFGGRGGYGWGYGGYGGLGGYGGYRGYGGYGGYGLYGGYGGYGSCGYGGWRWGNRYLSGNCGIC
- the LOC133628349 gene encoding claw keratin-like — protein: MSCSSLCSTSCGVCAPAPLADSCNEPCVRQCPDSTVVIQPPASVVTFPGPILSNFPQQSVVGSAGAPVVGGGYGGSSGRRGGSGGYGGFGGFGGYGGFGGFGGYGGCGSGGMGGNHRYLSGNCGPC